From Portunus trituberculatus isolate SZX2019 chromosome 50, ASM1759143v1, whole genome shotgun sequence, the proteins below share one genomic window:
- the LOC123499623 gene encoding paired amphipathic helix protein Sin3a-like isoform X11, with amino-acid sequence MNRRVDDISGRGEAVSGIVSAGGVAGGLTQGGQGVTGGPGGVGGGPGGYIRGPTITHLGTRPGQPTTPVATAGTPVPGVVPVPATTAGQGVGGAPTPLDHQPHNPASQPVFTGYGGAKVEMHTGVHHTVPAYPASLPAAPQPQVGGVANANVVHQTAAAAVGAAVAAAGATQGTGQFQRLKVEDALSYLDQVKLRFGKQPQVYNDFLDIMKEFKSQSIDTPGVIARVSQLFRGHPELIVGFNTFLPPGYKIEVSVSVPGQQTTVVHTPQGVHHHITSTHHPPPPPPPAVTVKPPHHPPPQRSLSAGVTQHPGPGLVGTHTVHNVTGGTSGPGGGGSSSVVTGGGGGGTGGGGGPGGGGSGVGTGAGGGAASVSQVTNVSGGNSAPSATNTSCSSNATNNTTAGTPHSTNTAPQHPNREPQPPPPPPPHHHHHHHQAPAQPVEFNHAINYVNKIKLRFQGQPDIYKQFLEILHTYQKEQRHIKDGGSIPTRALTETEVYEKVAKLFENQEDLLQEFSQFLPDATNNSATQAAVSDIMDQYRTHHGSNKAVSNDHTSVKKSNIKGSCGLGSGNNLVSGPGNTPNKTSSMFGLQLKRPHSGPTQTHTHSHAQPPVKKPKLGYLKDMSAAEAGKYATLAEYAFFDKVRKALRHEETYHNFLRCITLYNEEIITRSELVQLVHPFLTKFPDLLKWFKEFVGYREGSMGSSDIIPSTVAKQERISGDLAMEIDYTTCKRLGASYCALPKSYPQPKCSGRTSLCREVLNDTWVSFPSWSEDSTFVTSRKTQYEEYIYRCEDERFELDVVLETNLATMRVLEGVHKKLQRMSPEEAARFRLDDCLGGNSPTIHQRAIRRIYGDKAPDIIDGLKKNPVVAVPLVLRRLKAKDEEWREAQKGFNKIWREQNEKYYLKSLDHQGITFKQTDVKTIRSKSLLNDIETLFDERHEQAEENNEIITGPHMVLHYPDKFILDDAANLVIHHVKRQTTYHKDDKAKIKQIVRHFIPDLLFHTRQDMSDDEKDLDEEDEEEEDVKSEGKSEGSSRRDLRGRDCKQVSSTQCTTTTTTSTSTTNNNSNKRKTRNRGIDQEKEDYKNIRETSGNNNNNNHSKTKDDMKGKTAINGDATEDEKVNIKTELDDDKVEVKEESGNTGNGSLEPDDEYRLFMCNNNWYLFLRLHQILCCRLTTMYEHAVRIAAEEARDKKDRKEATAVALRLKPKNEIAVEDYYPAMLDMIKNVLDGNLESTAYEDTLREMFGIHAYTGFTLDKVVTGAVRQLQHLVCDEPPAQCTAMFLTEAKRGGAGGPVASAHRRLAAEQAYQKRSERLLQDENCFKVYTYKRNCRMTIELIDTEIEEGEESGGSPGTGVSPSGPIPPNSTIPPAVTEVERWSEYVEKYVSSVTPQISPAMQAQLSRKPVFLPRNLRSWRKLTAARQTNQDVEKGGCPEDVKPPVCPDMDAVDNTQCKFNLSSFKMVFVVNSDSYMYKKQALKRAKQSHEHVSQRMRSGLISWHSDWCTRHVSEADQRAATDWFLGHTDGLRPNSTRILRINDPSRPPFAPYNKYKCELDESGGS; translated from the exons gttggAGGAGTTGCCAATGCAAATGTTGTGCACCAGACAGCTGCAGCTGCTGTTGGGGCAGCTGTTGCTGCAGCAGGGGCTACTCAGGGGACAGGCCAATTCCAAAGACTAAAAGTAGAAGATGCACTCTCCTACTTAGATCAG GTGAAGCTGAGATTTGGGAAACAACCCCAAGTTTACAATGACTTCTTGGATATtatgaaagagttcaagtcacagTCGATAGACACCCCAGGAGTTATTGCCCGTGTGTCACAACTCTTCCGTGGTCATCCAGAGCTCATTGTGGGCTTCAACACCTTTCTACCACCCGGCTACAAAATTGAG GTGAGTGTCAGTGTGCCAGGCCAACAGACAACAGTGGTACACACTCCACAAGGAGTTCATCATCACATTACTTCCACTCATCatccaccgcctcctccacctcctgccgtCACTGTGAAACCTCCACATCATCCACCTCCTCAAAG atcATTATCAGCTGGAGTAACTCAGCATCCTGGGCCGGGTCTTGTTGGAACTCATACTGTTCATAATGTAACTGGAGGAACATCTGggccaggaggtggaggaagcagTAGTGTTGTAACTGGGGGAGGTGGGGGTGGAACCGGAGGGGGAGGAGGTCCGGGTgggggtggcagtggtgttggtactggagcaggaggaggtgctgCCAGTGTCAGTCAGGTAACCAATGTTAGTGGTGGGAACAGCGCTCCCTCAGCAACGAATACCAGTTGTAGCTCAAATGCCACTAATAACACCACTGCAGGAACGCCACACTCCACTAACACTGCCCCACAGCACCCAAACCGTgaacctcaaccaccaccaccgcctccccctcatcatcaccatcaccatcatcaggcTCCAGCACAACCTGTGGAATTCAACCATGCAATTAATTATGTTAATAAGATAAAG TTACGGTTTCAAGGTCAGCCAGATATTTATAAACAGTTCCTAGAAATCCTTCACACTTACCAAAAGGAGCAGCGGCATATCAAAGATGGAGGTTCTATTCCCACTCGAGCCCTCACAGAAACAGAAGTTTATGAAAAG GTTGCAAAATTGTTTGAAAATCAAGAAGATTTGTTGCAAGAATTCAGTCAGTTTCTCCCAGATGCTACCAACAACTCTGCAACACAGGCAGCTGTGTCAGATATTATGGATCAGTATCGGACTCATCATGGA AGTAACAAGGCAGTGAGCAATGATCATACATCAGTGAAGAAGTCAAACATCAAAGGCTCATGTGGGTTAGGATCAGGAAACAATCTCGTCAGTGGCCCAGGCAATACTCCAAACAAAACTTCAAGTATGTTTGGCCTTCAGTTGAAGCGGCCTCATTCAGGCCCCACACAAACTCACACCCATTCACATGCTCAGCCTCCAGTAAAGAAACCAAAGCTTGGCTACCTGAAGGATATGAGTGCTGCAGAAGCAGGAAAATATGCAACCTTGGCAGAGTATGCCTTTTTCGATAAG GTTCGGAAAGCTCTGCGACATGAAGAAACATACCATAATTTTTTGAGATGCATCACACTATACAATGAAGAAATTATAACCCGCTCAGAGCTAGTGCAACTAGTCCACCCGTTCCTTACCAAGTTCCCTGATCTCCTGAAGTGGTTTAAG gAGTTTGTTGGTTACAGAGAAGGCTCTATGGGTTCTTCAGATATTATACCTTCAACTGTTGccaaacaagaaagaataagtgGAGATTTAGCCATGGAAATAG ATTATACAACATGCAAGAGGTTAGGAGCTTCATACTGTGCTCTTCCCAAGTCATATCCTCAACCCAAATGTTCTGGTCGTACAAGTTTGTGTCGAGAAGTCCTCAATGACACTTGGGTGTCATTTCCTTCCTGGTCAGAAGATTCCACCTTTGTTACGTCTCGGAAAACACAGTATGAAGAGTACATATATCGATGTGAGGATGAGAGGTTTGag CTTGATGTTGTCTTAGAGACAAACTTGGCAACCATGAGAGTTCTTGAAGGAGTACACAAGAAGCTGCAAAGGATGAGTCCAGAAGAAGCAGCAAGATTCAGATTAGATGACTGCCTAGGAGGCAACTCTCCCACTATACACCAAAGGGCCATCCGTAGAATATATGGTGATAAAGCTCCTGATATAATTGACGGGCTAAAAAAGAATCCTGTTGTTGCAGTGCCTTTGGTGTTGAGGAGGCTAAAAGCAAAG GatgaggagtggagagaagCACAGAAAGGTTTCAACAAAATCTGGAGGGAACAAAATGAGAAATACTATCTAAAGTCCTTGGATCATCAGGGTATTACTTTTAAGCAGACTGATGTCAAAACCATTCGATCAAAAAGTTTATTGAACGACATAGAAACACTGTTTGATGAG CGCCATGAGCAAGCTGAAGAGAATAATGAGATAATAACTGGACCCCATATGGTACTTCATTACCCGGACAAATTTATCCTTGATGATGCAGCTAACTTAGTCATTCATCATGTCAAAAGACAAACTACTTACCACAAAGACGACAAAGCCAAAATCAAGCAAATAGTCAGGCATTTCATCCCTGATCTTCTCTTTCATACTAGACAAGATATGTCTGATGATGAAAAGGACTTAGATG aagaagatgaggaagaagaagatgttaAAAGTGAAGGCAAGAGTGAGGGAAGTAGTCGCCGAGATCTCAGAGGGCGGGATTGTAAACAAGTGTCATCTACACAAtgtaccacaaccactacaacctccacatccaccaccaataataactcaaataaaagaaaaacaagaaatagaggaattgatcaggaaaaggaagattacaAAAATATCAGGGAAACCAgtggcaacaataacaataataaccacaGTAAAACCAAAGATGATATGAAAGGCAAGACTGCAATAAATGGTGATGCAACAGAAGATGAAAAAGTTAACATAAAGACAGAATTAGATGATGATAAAGTTGAAGTAAAAGAGGAATCTGGTAACACAGGAAATGGAAGTTTGGAGCCA gATGATGAATACCGATTGTTTATGTGCAACAACAACTGGTATCTTTTTCTACGGTTGCACCAAATTCTGTGCTGTAGACTCACCACAATGTATGAGCACGCTGTCAGAATTGCAGCTGAAGAAGcgagagataaaaaagatagaaaagaagcaaCAGCAGTTGCCTTACGTCTCAAGCCTAAAA ATGAAATTGCTGTTGAGGATTATTATCCGGCCATGCTTGATATGATCAAGAATGTCCTGGATGGCAATTTGGAATCAACTGCATATGAAGACACATTACGGGAAATGTTTGGTATTCATGCTTACACAGGATTTACTTTGGATAAG GTTGTAACAGGAGCAGTAAGACAACTGCAGCATTTGGTTTGTGATGAACCTCCTGCTCAGTGCACTGCAATGTTCCTAACTGAGGCTAAGAGAGGAGGTGCTGGGGGTCCTGTAGCCTCTGCACATAGAAGATTGGCTGCAGAACAGGCATATCAAAAGAGATCAGAGCGTCTGCTGCAAGATGAAAATTGCTTCAAAGTTTATACA TACAAACGAAACTGCAGGATGACAATTGAGCTGATAGATACAGAgattgaagagggagaggagagtggaggaagtcCTGGAACTGGAGTGAGTCCCAGTGGTCCAATTCCACCTAATTCAACCATTCCACCAGCTGTAACAGAAGTTGAGAGATGGAGTgaatatgtagaaaaatatgTCTCTTCTGTTACACCTCAG ATCTCTCCTGCTATGCAGGCCCAGCTGTCCAGAAAGCCAGTATTTTTGCCTCGTAATCTCCGTTCCTGGAGGAAGTTAACAGCAGCCAGACAAACAAATCAAGATGTTGAAAA GGGTGGCTGCCCAGAAGATGTCAAACCTCCTGTGTGTCCTGATATGGATGCTGTTGACAACACACAGTGCAAATTCAACCTGTCCTCATTCAAAATGGTTTTTGTAGTCAATAGTGATTCATATATGTACAAGAAACAAGCTCTTAAAAGAGCCAAACAG AGTCATGAACACGTCAGTCAGAGGATGCGCAGTGGCCTAATATCATGGCATAGTGACTGGTGTACCAGACATGTCTCTGAGGCAGATCAAAGAGCTGCCACAGACTGGTTTTTGGGACACACTGATGGTTTGCGGCCTAACAGTACTCGAATATTGCGCATTAATGATCCCTCCCGACCCCCGTTTGCACCCTACAACAAGTACAAGTGTGAATTAGATGAAAGTGGTGGGTCCTAA
- the LOC123499623 gene encoding paired amphipathic helix protein Sin3a-like isoform X12: MNCRQISSPGVFTGYGGAKVEMHTGVHHTVPAYPASLPAAPQPQGDGLSGMVEGRTVGGIGGLVSPGSIGPPPSVLQHVTTQPQVRHKVGGVANANVVHQTAAAAVGAAVAAAGATQGTGQFQRLKVEDALSYLDQVKLRFGKQPQVYNDFLDIMKEFKSQSIDTPGVIARVSQLFRGHPELIVGFNTFLPPGYKIEVQGNEQVKVSVSVPGQQTTVVHTPQGVHHHITSTHHPPPPPPPAVTVKPPHHPPPQRSLSAGVTQHPGPGLVGTHTVHNVTGGTSGPGGGGSSSVVTGGGGGGTGGGGGPGGGGSGVGTGAGGGAASVSQVTNVSGGNSAPSATNTSCSSNATNNTTAGTPHSTNTAPQHPNREPQPPPPPPPHHHHHHHQAPAQPVEFNHAINYVNKIKLRFQGQPDIYKQFLEILHTYQKEQRHIKDGGSIPTRALTETEVYEKVAKLFENQEDLLQEFSQFLPDATNNSATQAAVSDIMDQYRTHHGSNKAVSNDHTSVKKSNIKGSCGLGSGNNLVSGPGNTPNKTSSMFGLQLKRPHSGPTQTHTHSHAQPPVKKPKLGYLKDMSAAEAGKYATLAEYAFFDKVRKALRHEETYHNFLRCITLYNEEIITRSELVQLVHPFLTKFPDLLKWFKEFVGYREGSMGSSDIIPSTVAKQERISGDLAMEIDYTTCKRLGASYCALPKSYPQPKCSGRTSLCREVLNDTWVSFPSWSEDSTFVTSRKTQYEEYIYRCEDERFELDVVLETNLATMRVLEGVHKKLQRMSPEEAARFRLDDCLGGNSPTIHQRAIRRIYGDKAPDIIDGLKKNPVVAVPLVLRRLKAKDEEWREAQKGFNKIWREQNEKYYLKSLDHQGITFKQTDVKTIRSKSLLNDIETLFDERHEQAEENNEIITGPHMVLHYPDKFILDDAANLVIHHVKRQTTYHKDDKAKIKQIVRHFIPDLLFHTRQDMSDDEKDLDEEDEEEEDVKSEGKSEGSSRRDLRGRDCKQVSSTQCTTTTTTSTSTTNNNSNKRKTRNRGIDQEKEDYKNIRETSGNNNNNNHSKTKDDMKGKTAINGDATEDEKVNIKTELDDDKVEVKEESGNTGNGSLEPDDEYRLFMCNNNWYLFLRLHQILCCRLTTMYEHAVRIAAEEARDKKDRKEATAVALRLKPKNEIAVEDYYPAMLDMIKNVLDGNLESTAYEDTLREMFGIHAYTGFTLDKVVTGAVRQLQHLVCDEPPAQCTAMFLTEAKRGGAGGPVASAHRRLAAEQAYQKRSERLLQDENCFKVYTYKRNCRMTIELIDTEIEEGEESGGSPGTGVSPSGPIPPNSTIPPAVTEVERWSEYVEKYVSSVTPQISPAMQAQLSRKPVFLPRNLRSWRKLTAARQTNQDVEKGGCPEDVKPPVCPDMDAVDNTQCKFNLSSFKMVFVVNSDSYMYKKQALKRAKQSHEHVSQRMRSGLISWHSDWCTRHVSEADQRAATDWFLGHTDGLRPNSTRILRINDPSRPPFAPYNKYKCELDESGGS, translated from the exons gttggAGGAGTTGCCAATGCAAATGTTGTGCACCAGACAGCTGCAGCTGCTGTTGGGGCAGCTGTTGCTGCAGCAGGGGCTACTCAGGGGACAGGCCAATTCCAAAGACTAAAAGTAGAAGATGCACTCTCCTACTTAGATCAG GTGAAGCTGAGATTTGGGAAACAACCCCAAGTTTACAATGACTTCTTGGATATtatgaaagagttcaagtcacagTCGATAGACACCCCAGGAGTTATTGCCCGTGTGTCACAACTCTTCCGTGGTCATCCAGAGCTCATTGTGGGCTTCAACACCTTTCTACCACCCGGCTACAAAATTGAGGTGCAAGGGAATGAGCAGGTGAAG GTGAGTGTCAGTGTGCCAGGCCAACAGACAACAGTGGTACACACTCCACAAGGAGTTCATCATCACATTACTTCCACTCATCatccaccgcctcctccacctcctgccgtCACTGTGAAACCTCCACATCATCCACCTCCTCAAAG atcATTATCAGCTGGAGTAACTCAGCATCCTGGGCCGGGTCTTGTTGGAACTCATACTGTTCATAATGTAACTGGAGGAACATCTGggccaggaggtggaggaagcagTAGTGTTGTAACTGGGGGAGGTGGGGGTGGAACCGGAGGGGGAGGAGGTCCGGGTgggggtggcagtggtgttggtactggagcaggaggaggtgctgCCAGTGTCAGTCAGGTAACCAATGTTAGTGGTGGGAACAGCGCTCCCTCAGCAACGAATACCAGTTGTAGCTCAAATGCCACTAATAACACCACTGCAGGAACGCCACACTCCACTAACACTGCCCCACAGCACCCAAACCGTgaacctcaaccaccaccaccgcctccccctcatcatcaccatcaccatcatcaggcTCCAGCACAACCTGTGGAATTCAACCATGCAATTAATTATGTTAATAAGATAAAG TTACGGTTTCAAGGTCAGCCAGATATTTATAAACAGTTCCTAGAAATCCTTCACACTTACCAAAAGGAGCAGCGGCATATCAAAGATGGAGGTTCTATTCCCACTCGAGCCCTCACAGAAACAGAAGTTTATGAAAAG GTTGCAAAATTGTTTGAAAATCAAGAAGATTTGTTGCAAGAATTCAGTCAGTTTCTCCCAGATGCTACCAACAACTCTGCAACACAGGCAGCTGTGTCAGATATTATGGATCAGTATCGGACTCATCATGGA AGTAACAAGGCAGTGAGCAATGATCATACATCAGTGAAGAAGTCAAACATCAAAGGCTCATGTGGGTTAGGATCAGGAAACAATCTCGTCAGTGGCCCAGGCAATACTCCAAACAAAACTTCAAGTATGTTTGGCCTTCAGTTGAAGCGGCCTCATTCAGGCCCCACACAAACTCACACCCATTCACATGCTCAGCCTCCAGTAAAGAAACCAAAGCTTGGCTACCTGAAGGATATGAGTGCTGCAGAAGCAGGAAAATATGCAACCTTGGCAGAGTATGCCTTTTTCGATAAG GTTCGGAAAGCTCTGCGACATGAAGAAACATACCATAATTTTTTGAGATGCATCACACTATACAATGAAGAAATTATAACCCGCTCAGAGCTAGTGCAACTAGTCCACCCGTTCCTTACCAAGTTCCCTGATCTCCTGAAGTGGTTTAAG gAGTTTGTTGGTTACAGAGAAGGCTCTATGGGTTCTTCAGATATTATACCTTCAACTGTTGccaaacaagaaagaataagtgGAGATTTAGCCATGGAAATAG ATTATACAACATGCAAGAGGTTAGGAGCTTCATACTGTGCTCTTCCCAAGTCATATCCTCAACCCAAATGTTCTGGTCGTACAAGTTTGTGTCGAGAAGTCCTCAATGACACTTGGGTGTCATTTCCTTCCTGGTCAGAAGATTCCACCTTTGTTACGTCTCGGAAAACACAGTATGAAGAGTACATATATCGATGTGAGGATGAGAGGTTTGag CTTGATGTTGTCTTAGAGACAAACTTGGCAACCATGAGAGTTCTTGAAGGAGTACACAAGAAGCTGCAAAGGATGAGTCCAGAAGAAGCAGCAAGATTCAGATTAGATGACTGCCTAGGAGGCAACTCTCCCACTATACACCAAAGGGCCATCCGTAGAATATATGGTGATAAAGCTCCTGATATAATTGACGGGCTAAAAAAGAATCCTGTTGTTGCAGTGCCTTTGGTGTTGAGGAGGCTAAAAGCAAAG GatgaggagtggagagaagCACAGAAAGGTTTCAACAAAATCTGGAGGGAACAAAATGAGAAATACTATCTAAAGTCCTTGGATCATCAGGGTATTACTTTTAAGCAGACTGATGTCAAAACCATTCGATCAAAAAGTTTATTGAACGACATAGAAACACTGTTTGATGAG CGCCATGAGCAAGCTGAAGAGAATAATGAGATAATAACTGGACCCCATATGGTACTTCATTACCCGGACAAATTTATCCTTGATGATGCAGCTAACTTAGTCATTCATCATGTCAAAAGACAAACTACTTACCACAAAGACGACAAAGCCAAAATCAAGCAAATAGTCAGGCATTTCATCCCTGATCTTCTCTTTCATACTAGACAAGATATGTCTGATGATGAAAAGGACTTAGATG aagaagatgaggaagaagaagatgttaAAAGTGAAGGCAAGAGTGAGGGAAGTAGTCGCCGAGATCTCAGAGGGCGGGATTGTAAACAAGTGTCATCTACACAAtgtaccacaaccactacaacctccacatccaccaccaataataactcaaataaaagaaaaacaagaaatagaggaattgatcaggaaaaggaagattacaAAAATATCAGGGAAACCAgtggcaacaataacaataataaccacaGTAAAACCAAAGATGATATGAAAGGCAAGACTGCAATAAATGGTGATGCAACAGAAGATGAAAAAGTTAACATAAAGACAGAATTAGATGATGATAAAGTTGAAGTAAAAGAGGAATCTGGTAACACAGGAAATGGAAGTTTGGAGCCA gATGATGAATACCGATTGTTTATGTGCAACAACAACTGGTATCTTTTTCTACGGTTGCACCAAATTCTGTGCTGTAGACTCACCACAATGTATGAGCACGCTGTCAGAATTGCAGCTGAAGAAGcgagagataaaaaagatagaaaagaagcaaCAGCAGTTGCCTTACGTCTCAAGCCTAAAA ATGAAATTGCTGTTGAGGATTATTATCCGGCCATGCTTGATATGATCAAGAATGTCCTGGATGGCAATTTGGAATCAACTGCATATGAAGACACATTACGGGAAATGTTTGGTATTCATGCTTACACAGGATTTACTTTGGATAAG GTTGTAACAGGAGCAGTAAGACAACTGCAGCATTTGGTTTGTGATGAACCTCCTGCTCAGTGCACTGCAATGTTCCTAACTGAGGCTAAGAGAGGAGGTGCTGGGGGTCCTGTAGCCTCTGCACATAGAAGATTGGCTGCAGAACAGGCATATCAAAAGAGATCAGAGCGTCTGCTGCAAGATGAAAATTGCTTCAAAGTTTATACA TACAAACGAAACTGCAGGATGACAATTGAGCTGATAGATACAGAgattgaagagggagaggagagtggaggaagtcCTGGAACTGGAGTGAGTCCCAGTGGTCCAATTCCACCTAATTCAACCATTCCACCAGCTGTAACAGAAGTTGAGAGATGGAGTgaatatgtagaaaaatatgTCTCTTCTGTTACACCTCAG ATCTCTCCTGCTATGCAGGCCCAGCTGTCCAGAAAGCCAGTATTTTTGCCTCGTAATCTCCGTTCCTGGAGGAAGTTAACAGCAGCCAGACAAACAAATCAAGATGTTGAAAA GGGTGGCTGCCCAGAAGATGTCAAACCTCCTGTGTGTCCTGATATGGATGCTGTTGACAACACACAGTGCAAATTCAACCTGTCCTCATTCAAAATGGTTTTTGTAGTCAATAGTGATTCATATATGTACAAGAAACAAGCTCTTAAAAGAGCCAAACAG AGTCATGAACACGTCAGTCAGAGGATGCGCAGTGGCCTAATATCATGGCATAGTGACTGGTGTACCAGACATGTCTCTGAGGCAGATCAAAGAGCTGCCACAGACTGGTTTTTGGGACACACTGATGGTTTGCGGCCTAACAGTACTCGAATATTGCGCATTAATGATCCCTCCCGACCCCCGTTTGCACCCTACAACAAGTACAAGTGTGAATTAGATGAAAGTGGTGGGTCCTAA